TAAAGCGAAAATCGTTAAAGTAGACGTTGACGAAAACCAAGCAACTGCCGGCGAATACGGCATCATGTCAATCCCGACACTTGTCCTCTTTAAAGACGGGGAAATTGTCGACAAAGTTGTCGGTTTCCAACCGAAAGAACAACTTGCTGAACTGATTGAAAAACACGCGTAATGGATTACTTGAAAACCGGGAACCTTCATTGGAACCCGGTTTTTTTGGTAGGTGAGAATGATGAAAGAACAAATAGAGCATAAACTGTCCCTGCTGCCGGACTTGCCCGGCTGCTACTTGATGAAGGACCGTCAAGGCACGATCATTTACGTTGGCAAGGCAAAAATACTGAAAAATAGGGTCCGCAGTTATTTCACAGGATCCCATGATGCGAAAACACAGCGCCTCGTGGGGGAAATCGAGGACTTTGAATATATCGTTACGACATCTGATATCGAGGCGCTCATTCTTGAGCTGAACCTTATAAAACAGTATGACCCGAAATACAATATCATGCTGAAGGACGACAAGACGTACCCTTATCTGAAAATCACCTCTGAGCGGCATCCTAAACTGATTGTAACGAGACAACTTAAAAAGGATAAAGGAAAGTATTTCGGTCCCTATCCGAATGCCACGGCGGCGCATGAAACGAAGAAGTTGTTGGATCGTTTGTATCCATACCGCAAATGCCACCAGCTGCCCGACCGGGTCTGTCTGTACTATCATTTGGGCCAATGTCTCGCTCCATGCGTGAATGAAATCGAGCAGGAAACTTATAAGGAAATGGTGGATGACATAAGCCGTTTCCTGAATGGTGGCTATAAGAGCGTGAAGAAAGAGCTGACGGAGAAAATGTCCGCAGCTGCAGAGAATCTGGAATTCGAGCGAGCTAAAGAATACCGGGACCAAATTGTCAATATCGAAGCGGTCATGGAGAAACAGACGATGATGATGAATGACTTCACTGACCGTGACGTATTCGGCTATGCGGTTGAAAAGGGATGGATGTGCGTCCAAGTATTCTTCGTACGGCAAGGAAAATTGATTGAGAGGGATGTTTCCATTTTCCCTTTATATCAGGACCCTGAGGAAGAGATGTTGACGTTCATTGGTCAGTTTTACGGTAAAACCGGCCACCTTCTGCCGAAGGAAATATTACTTCCGGAAGGGATCGACCAGGAAATCGTTCAGCAACTATTGAACGTGAATGTATTCATCCCGCAGCGTGGGAAGAAAAAGGATCTTGTGAAATTATCGAATAAAAACGCTGAGATTTCTTTACGTGAAAAATTCCAACTCATCGAACGTCAAGAGCAAAGAACGATCGGCGCTTGTGAAGATCTCGGAGAGGCGATGAGGATTTCTACCCCTTTGCGGATCGAAGCGTTTGACAACTCCCATACTGGAGGTGTCGATCCTGTCTCCGCCATGGTTTCATTCATCGACGGGAGACCGAACCGCAAAGATTATAGGAAATACAAAACGAAGACAGCGGCAGCCCATGACGATTATGGAGCAATGCGGGAAGTGATCAGAAGACGGTACGTTAGGGTATTAAGAGATAATCTGCCCTTGCCGGATTTGATCATCATTGATGGCGGGAAAGGTCAGATGGAAATCGCCCGTGAAGTGGTCGAAGATGAACTTGGATTGTCCATTCCAATTGCTGGTCTCGCTAAGGATGACAAGCACCAGACCGCCCAACTGCTGTATGGGAATCCAGCGGAGGTCGTTCCGTTGAAACGGACGAGTGAAGCATTTTATCTGCTTCAGCGAATACAGGATGAAGTGCATCGGTTCGTCATAACATTCCACAGGAAACGCAGGGATACCAATTCCTTGACCTCTGTTTTAGATGGATTGCCCGGGGTGGGACCTAAGCGGAAACAGCAGCTGCTGAAGCATTTCGGTTCTGTTAAAAAAATACGGGAAGCCTCTGCCGCAGAGTTGAACGAGGCAGGTCTCCCGATGAAGGTTGCCGAATCGGTGATGGAATATTTCAAAGAGGAAAAATGAAAAGGGCTCTCATCAATTGCTGATGAGAGCTTTTTTTGCAGTTTATCAATCATGCTGCCCCAACAATTGAAGGATAGTGATGTGCGGGACAAGTCATACTTGTGTCTTCAAGTCCCATTTCACAAGGAATCGAACATGATTCTCTCTCGGGAATTTTTCTCCATAGCATTCGGTGAGTAAGCCATTCAGCTTCTGGAACTGTTCTGCAATGAAGCCGGCTTCTAGATTATAAGATCTGTTTTTCAGCAAAGTTGTGTCGCTTTGCTCGAGTACGAATAAAGCTTCATCCTTTGCTGTTTTGCCTTCGTGAGGGACAAGTGGACCCCAACCGGCTTCCCGGAAGAAATCCGGCAGCTCGTCGATCGAAAAAATAGGGAACTTTCTAGCTATCTCTTTCCCGGACCAGTAAAGAATCTCATCTTCATGGTTGCCTAATATGTTCGGAAGCACATGGTCCCTTATGATTTCATATCCTAATCGGGTTGGAGTTTCATAGGTTTGTTTAGTCAACGATCATGCAGTCCTTTCGGTGGGGTCGGATTATGTATTGAACTTTTTTGACAATTGTCTGGAAAAGCCTCCATCACCTTGACCTCCTCAAAAGTGAGGAGTACAATGAACATGTTATCATATTGTACCATTAAGAGGCATGCCGTCAACGTCTATCATTTGTACAAACAGTGACGACGCTTTTCGGATATATCTCTTAAAAAGGGAGGGTAAAAGACTTGTCGAGAGAATCAGATTTTTACTTGCGCCGACTGCATTCATTGCTCGGAGTTATTCCGGTTGGGTTGTTCCTCGCTCAACACTTGGTCATCAACCATTTTGCAACGCGCGGTGAAGAAGCGTTCAATAACGCATCCAATTTCATGGGGAGCTTGCCGTTCGTCCTGTTCTTGGAATGGTTCATTATCTATATTCCGTTAATGTTCCATGCGTTTTATGGTGTGTACATAGCTTTCACTGCGAAAAATAATGTTCAGCGCTACGGTACATTCCGTAACTGGATGTTCATGTTGCAACGTGTAACAGGCGTTTTCCTAGTCATTTTCATAGCGTGGCATATCTATGAAACGAGAATCCAAAAAGCACTTGGGGCAGAAGTGAACTTCAACATGATGGAAGAGATCCTTTCTAATCCATTCATGCTTGCGTTCTATATTGCAGGTGTTTTGGCAGCGACATTCCACTTGGCAAATGGCCTATGGTCGTTCGCAGTTACGTGGGGGATTGCACAATCGCCACGCTCGCAAAAAATCGTTTCTTACATTACTATCGTAGCATTCTTAGTTCTTTCCGTAATAGGCGTACAAGCTTTATTGGCATTCGTTGTCTAATACAATCTAGTTCCTGAATTACAAGTATATGTAAAATTTGAGGAGTGAAACAATAATGGCAAAAGGCAGATTGATTGTCGTCGGTGGCGGACTTGCCGGCTTGATGGCAACTATCAAAGCTGCGGAAGAAGGGGTCGGGGTAGACCTGTTCTCACTCGTTCCGGTAAAACGCTCCCACTCCGTTTGTGCGCAAGGCGGCATCAACGGCGCAGTGAATAC
The sequence above is drawn from the Sporosarcina luteola genome and encodes:
- the trxA gene encoding thioredoxin is translated as MAIVHATDQDFKDQTKDGLVLVDFWATWCGPCKMIAPVLEELDGDLNGKAKIVKVDVDENQATAGEYGIMSIPTLVLFKDGEIVDKVVGFQPKEQLAELIEKHA
- the uvrC gene encoding excinuclease ABC subunit UvrC gives rise to the protein MKEQIEHKLSLLPDLPGCYLMKDRQGTIIYVGKAKILKNRVRSYFTGSHDAKTQRLVGEIEDFEYIVTTSDIEALILELNLIKQYDPKYNIMLKDDKTYPYLKITSERHPKLIVTRQLKKDKGKYFGPYPNATAAHETKKLLDRLYPYRKCHQLPDRVCLYYHLGQCLAPCVNEIEQETYKEMVDDISRFLNGGYKSVKKELTEKMSAAAENLEFERAKEYRDQIVNIEAVMEKQTMMMNDFTDRDVFGYAVEKGWMCVQVFFVRQGKLIERDVSIFPLYQDPEEEMLTFIGQFYGKTGHLLPKEILLPEGIDQEIVQQLLNVNVFIPQRGKKKDLVKLSNKNAEISLREKFQLIERQEQRTIGACEDLGEAMRISTPLRIEAFDNSHTGGVDPVSAMVSFIDGRPNRKDYRKYKTKTAAAHDDYGAMREVIRRRYVRVLRDNLPLPDLIIIDGGKGQMEIAREVVEDELGLSIPIAGLAKDDKHQTAQLLYGNPAEVVPLKRTSEAFYLLQRIQDEVHRFVITFHRKRRDTNSLTSVLDGLPGVGPKRKQQLLKHFGSVKKIREASAAELNEAGLPMKVAESVMEYFKEEK
- a CDS encoding DUF2507 domain-containing protein, which produces MTKQTYETPTRLGYEIIRDHVLPNILGNHEDEILYWSGKEIARKFPIFSIDELPDFFREAGWGPLVPHEGKTAKDEALFVLEQSDTTLLKNRSYNLEAGFIAEQFQKLNGLLTECYGEKFPRENHVRFLVKWDLKTQV
- a CDS encoding succinate dehydrogenase cytochrome b558 subunit; the encoded protein is MSRESDFYLRRLHSLLGVIPVGLFLAQHLVINHFATRGEEAFNNASNFMGSLPFVLFLEWFIIYIPLMFHAFYGVYIAFTAKNNVQRYGTFRNWMFMLQRVTGVFLVIFIAWHIYETRIQKALGAEVNFNMMEEILSNPFMLAFYIAGVLAATFHLANGLWSFAVTWGIAQSPRSQKIVSYITIVAFLVLSVIGVQALLAFVV